One genomic region from Cellulomonas hominis encodes:
- the chvE gene encoding multiple monosaccharide ABC transporter substrate-binding protein, with product MKSIRFAALGGVLALALAACSGGGAGSSSGEEGGTTAEPSDQTIGVAMPTETSERWIADGNAVKSQLEDLGYSVDLQYAADDIPTQSQQIEQMITKGVDLLIVASIDGTALANQLQSAADAGIPVIAYDRLIRDTENVDFYVTFDNYNVGVQQATSLLVGLGLLNEDGTDGDATGPFNVELFAGSLDDNNAHFFFDGAMDTLQPYIDEGTIVVKSGQTDIEQVATLRWLQETAQKRMEDLLTSTYADGSKVDGVLSPYDGISRGIITALQNAGYGPGIDAGLPIVTGQDAEIASVKLINDGVQFSTIFKDTRKLAEQAVVSAQAFLAGEEPEANDTETYENGVKVVPSYLLESDIVYANNIQSLLIDSGYWTEEQVASGQA from the coding sequence ATGAAGAGCATCCGGTTCGCGGCTCTGGGCGGCGTTCTCGCGCTCGCCCTCGCGGCGTGCTCCGGCGGTGGCGCCGGCAGCAGCAGCGGCGAGGAGGGCGGCACCACCGCGGAGCCCAGCGACCAGACGATCGGCGTCGCGATGCCGACCGAGACCTCGGAGCGCTGGATCGCCGACGGCAACGCCGTGAAGAGCCAGCTCGAGGACCTCGGGTACTCGGTCGACCTGCAGTACGCGGCCGACGACATCCCGACGCAGTCGCAGCAGATCGAGCAGATGATCACGAAGGGCGTCGACCTGCTGATCGTCGCGTCCATCGACGGCACCGCGCTGGCCAACCAGCTGCAGTCCGCCGCCGACGCGGGCATCCCGGTCATCGCCTACGACCGCCTGATCCGCGACACCGAGAACGTCGACTTCTACGTCACGTTCGACAACTACAACGTCGGTGTCCAGCAGGCCACCTCGCTGCTCGTGGGCCTCGGCCTGCTCAACGAGGACGGCACGGACGGCGACGCCACCGGCCCGTTCAACGTCGAGCTGTTCGCCGGCTCGCTGGACGACAACAACGCCCACTTCTTCTTCGACGGCGCCATGGACACGCTCCAGCCGTACATCGACGAGGGCACCATCGTCGTGAAGTCGGGCCAGACCGACATCGAGCAGGTCGCCACGCTCCGCTGGCTGCAGGAGACCGCCCAGAAGCGCATGGAGGACCTGCTGACCTCCACGTACGCGGACGGCTCCAAGGTCGACGGCGTGCTGTCGCCCTACGACGGCATCTCCCGCGGCATCATCACCGCGCTGCAGAACGCCGGCTACGGCCCGGGCATCGACGCCGGCCTGCCGATCGTGACCGGCCAGGACGCCGAGATCGCCTCCGTCAAGCTCATCAACGACGGCGTGCAGTTCTCGACGATCTTCAAGGACACCCGCAAGCTCGCCGAGCAGGCCGTGGTCTCCGCGCAGGCGTTCCTCGCCGGCGAGGAGCCCGAGGCGAACGACACCGAGACGTACGAGAACGGCGTCAAGGTCGTCCCGTCCTACCTCCTGGAGTCGGACATCGTCTACGCGAACAACATCCAGTCGCTGCTGATCGACTCGGGCTACTGGACCGAGGAGCAGGTCGCGAGCGGCCAGGCCTGA
- the araA gene encoding L-arabinose isomerase gives MTKPYADREVWFLTGSQDLYGEDTLRQVAEQSQEVARVIDAAGDVPVRVVWKPVLKDSGAIRRAALEANADDRVLGVITWMHTFSPAKMWIAGLDALRKPLLHLHTQANVELPWDSIDMDFMNLNQAAHGDREWAYIAARLGVARTTVVGHATNPAVTKRIGTWVRAAAGWAATHELKLARFGDNMRYVAVTEGDKTEAELRFGVSVNTWGVNDLVAAVDAVADADVDALVAEYEDLYDVDAELRRGGDRHESLRYAARQEAALETLLTSLGAKAFTTSFEDLGDLRQLPGLAVQRLMSKGYGFGAEGDWKTAVLVRAAKVMGEGLPGGASLMEDYTYDLTPGQEKILGAHMLEVCPSLTTSTPKVEIHPLGIGGKEDPVRMVFDADPGEAVVVSLADMRDRFRMTANVVDVVPPTHELPKLPVARAVWEPRPDFATSAEAWLTAGGAHHTVMSTAAGVEAFEIYADIAGTELLVIDEHTTRRGFRDQVRWNQVYYRIAQGF, from the coding sequence ATGACCAAGCCGTACGCCGACCGCGAGGTCTGGTTCCTCACCGGCTCCCAGGACCTGTACGGCGAGGACACCCTGCGCCAGGTCGCCGAGCAGTCCCAGGAGGTCGCCCGCGTCATCGACGCCGCCGGCGACGTGCCGGTCCGCGTCGTGTGGAAGCCGGTGCTCAAGGACTCCGGCGCCATCCGCCGGGCGGCCCTCGAGGCGAACGCCGACGACCGCGTGCTGGGCGTCATCACCTGGATGCACACCTTCAGCCCCGCGAAGATGTGGATCGCCGGCCTGGACGCGCTGCGCAAGCCGCTGCTGCACCTGCACACCCAGGCCAACGTCGAGCTGCCGTGGGACAGCATCGACATGGACTTCATGAACCTCAACCAGGCCGCGCACGGCGACCGGGAGTGGGCGTACATCGCGGCGCGCCTGGGCGTCGCCCGCACGACGGTCGTCGGCCACGCGACCAACCCGGCCGTCACGAAGCGGATCGGCACGTGGGTCCGCGCGGCTGCGGGCTGGGCCGCCACGCACGAGCTGAAGCTCGCCCGGTTCGGCGACAACATGCGCTACGTCGCGGTCACCGAGGGCGACAAGACCGAGGCCGAGCTGCGGTTCGGCGTCTCGGTGAACACGTGGGGCGTCAACGACCTGGTCGCCGCTGTCGACGCAGTGGCCGATGCGGATGTGGACGCGCTCGTCGCGGAGTACGAGGACCTGTACGACGTCGACGCCGAGCTGCGCCGCGGCGGGGACCGGCACGAGTCGCTGCGGTACGCCGCGCGCCAGGAGGCCGCCCTCGAGACGCTGCTGACGTCCCTGGGCGCCAAGGCGTTCACGACGAGCTTCGAGGACCTGGGCGACCTGCGCCAGCTCCCGGGCCTCGCGGTGCAGCGCCTCATGTCGAAGGGCTACGGCTTCGGCGCGGAGGGCGACTGGAAGACCGCCGTCCTGGTGCGCGCGGCCAAGGTCATGGGTGAGGGCCTGCCCGGCGGCGCGTCGCTGATGGAGGACTACACCTACGACCTCACGCCCGGCCAGGAGAAGATCCTCGGCGCCCACATGCTCGAGGTCTGCCCGTCGCTGACGACGTCGACGCCGAAGGTGGAGATCCACCCGCTCGGCATCGGCGGCAAGGAGGACCCGGTCCGCATGGTGTTCGACGCGGACCCGGGCGAGGCCGTCGTGGTGTCCCTGGCGGACATGCGCGACCGGTTCCGCATGACCGCGAACGTCGTGGACGTCGTCCCGCCGACGCACGAGCTGCCGAAGCTGCCGGTCGCCCGCGCCGTCTGGGAGCCCCGCCCCGACTTCGCCACGTCCGCGGAGGCCTGGCTGACCGCCGGCGGCGCGCACCACACGGTCATGTCGACCGCGGCGGGCGTCGAGGCGTTCGAGATCTACGCGGACATCGCCGGCACCGAGCTGCTGGTGATCGACGAGCACACCACGCGCCGCGGCTTCCGCGACCAGGTGCGCTGGAACCAGGTGTACTACCGGATCGCCCAGGGGTTCTGA
- a CDS encoding L-ribulose-5-phosphate 4-epimerase — MSTTLADYPAEVRDAVARTREVVSALHAELPRWELIVWTAGNVSQRVPVAPDGAPSDADLFVIKPSGVTYDELTPESMVVCDLDGNLVDGTRSPSSDTAAHAYVYRHMPHVGGVVHTHSTYATAWAARAEPVPCVLTMMADEFGGDIPIGPFALIGDDSIGRGIVETLRDSRSPAVLMRNHGPFTIGRDGKAAVKAAAMVEEVARTVHISRQLGEPLPIPQEQIDSLYARYQNVYGQSAAATTTKEQDA, encoded by the coding sequence ATGTCCACCACCCTGGCCGACTACCCGGCGGAGGTGCGTGACGCCGTCGCGCGCACCCGCGAGGTGGTCTCGGCCCTGCACGCCGAGCTGCCGCGCTGGGAGCTGATCGTGTGGACGGCCGGCAACGTGTCCCAGCGCGTGCCGGTCGCCCCGGACGGCGCGCCGTCCGACGCGGACCTGTTCGTCATCAAGCCGTCGGGCGTGACGTACGACGAGCTCACCCCGGAGTCGATGGTCGTCTGCGACCTCGACGGGAACCTCGTCGACGGGACCCGCTCGCCGTCGTCCGACACCGCCGCGCACGCCTACGTGTACCGGCACATGCCGCACGTCGGCGGCGTCGTGCACACGCACTCGACGTACGCGACGGCCTGGGCCGCGCGCGCCGAGCCGGTGCCGTGCGTGCTGACGATGATGGCCGACGAGTTCGGCGGGGACATCCCGATCGGCCCGTTCGCCCTCATCGGCGACGACTCCATCGGCCGCGGCATCGTCGAGACCCTGCGGGACTCCCGCAGCCCGGCCGTGCTGATGCGGAACCACGGCCCCTTCACGATCGGCAGGGACGGCAAGGCCGCGGTGAAGGCCGCCGCCATGGTCGAGGAGGTCGCGCGCACCGTGCACATCTCCCGCCAGCTCGGCGAGCCGCTGCCGATCCCGCAGGAGCAGATCGACTCGCTGTACGCCCGGTACCAGAACGTCTACGGCCAGAGCGCCGCCGCCACGACCACGAAGGAGCAGGACGCATGA
- a CDS encoding xylulokinase — protein MAQEQHDDAARAAVTAITEGRTSLGIELGSTRIKACLIGPDHAPLASGSHEWENQLVDGVWTYSLDAVWEGLRAAVADLLADVERRHGVRPGAAGVGAIGVSAMMHGYLAFDAAGELLVPFRTWRNTSTGRASAELSELFGYNIPLRWSVAHLYQAVLDEEPHVPQVASFTTLAGYVHEQLTGRHVLGVGDASGMFPVDPATRDYDAGMLAQFDALVAPRRPGTRLADLLPQVLVAGQDAGALTERGAALLDPSGTLRPGTPLCPPEGDAGTGMVATSSVAPRTGNVSAGTSIFAMVVLERPLERVHHELDLVTTPAGDLVAMVHCNNGASELNAWAGLFGEFAGALGATATPDQVFGTLFRAALDGDADGGGLLAYNYLSGEPITGLDEGRPLVVRTPGSRLTLANFMRTQILSAFGTLALGMRVLTGEGVQIDAMFAHGGMFKTTGVAQRLLAAATGAPVAVGETAAEGGAWGIAVLAAYLGAAGEQPLDAYLSERVFGDAALDVAQPDAGDVAGFAAFLDRYQAGLAVERAAAAAI, from the coding sequence ATGGCGCAGGAGCAGCACGACGACGCCGCACGGGCGGCGGTCACGGCGATCACCGAGGGCCGGACCTCGCTCGGCATCGAGCTCGGGTCCACGCGGATCAAGGCCTGCCTGATCGGCCCGGACCACGCCCCGCTCGCGAGCGGCAGCCACGAGTGGGAGAACCAGCTCGTCGACGGCGTGTGGACGTACTCCCTGGACGCCGTGTGGGAGGGCCTGCGCGCCGCCGTGGCGGACCTGCTCGCCGACGTCGAGCGGCGGCACGGCGTGCGGCCGGGCGCGGCCGGGGTCGGCGCGATCGGTGTGTCGGCGATGATGCACGGCTACCTGGCCTTCGACGCCGCGGGCGAGCTGCTGGTGCCGTTCCGGACCTGGCGGAACACCTCGACGGGCCGCGCGTCCGCGGAGCTGTCCGAGCTGTTCGGCTACAACATCCCGCTGCGCTGGTCGGTCGCGCACCTCTACCAGGCGGTGCTCGACGAGGAGCCGCACGTGCCGCAGGTCGCCTCGTTCACCACGCTGGCGGGCTACGTGCACGAGCAGCTGACCGGCCGGCACGTGCTCGGGGTCGGCGACGCGTCGGGCATGTTCCCGGTGGACCCGGCGACGCGGGACTACGACGCCGGCATGCTCGCGCAGTTCGACGCCCTCGTGGCGCCGCGCCGGCCGGGGACCCGCCTGGCCGACCTGCTGCCGCAGGTGCTCGTCGCCGGGCAGGACGCGGGCGCGCTGACCGAGCGGGGCGCGGCGCTCCTCGACCCGTCCGGGACGCTGCGCCCGGGCACCCCGCTGTGCCCGCCGGAGGGCGACGCCGGCACCGGCATGGTCGCGACGAGCTCCGTCGCCCCGCGCACCGGCAACGTCAGCGCGGGCACGAGCATCTTCGCGATGGTCGTGCTCGAGCGGCCGCTGGAGCGGGTGCACCACGAGCTGGACCTGGTCACGACCCCGGCCGGTGACCTCGTCGCGATGGTGCACTGCAACAACGGCGCGTCCGAGCTGAACGCCTGGGCGGGCCTGTTCGGCGAGTTCGCCGGCGCCCTCGGCGCGACCGCGACCCCGGACCAGGTGTTCGGCACCCTGTTCCGCGCGGCGCTCGACGGCGACGCGGACGGCGGCGGCCTGCTGGCCTACAACTACCTGTCCGGCGAGCCGATCACCGGCCTCGACGAGGGCCGGCCGCTCGTCGTGCGGACGCCGGGCAGCCGCCTGACGCTGGCGAACTTCATGCGGACCCAGATCCTGTCCGCGTTCGGCACCCTCGCCCTCGGCATGCGGGTGCTCACCGGCGAGGGCGTCCAGATCGACGCGATGTTCGCGCACGGCGGCATGTTCAAGACAACCGGCGTCGCGCAGCGGCTGCTCGCCGCGGCCACGGGCGCGCCCGTCGCGGTCGGCGAGACCGCGGCCGAGGGCGGCGCCTGGGGGATCGCGGTGCTCGCGGCGTACCTCGGCGCGGCCGGGGAGCAGCCGCTCGACGCGTACCTGTCCGAGCGGGTGTTCGGCGACGCGGCGCTGGACGTCGCGCAGCCGGACGCCGGGGACGTGGCCGGCTTCGCCGCGTTCCTCGACCGCTACCAGGCCGGGCTCGCGGTCGAGCGCGCCGCCGCGGCCGCGATCTGA